A stretch of DNA from Oryza brachyantha chromosome 4, ObraRS2, whole genome shotgun sequence:
GCTATGTTTCAATGCCGAGGGTGAGCTGACGGATACTTTGTTTggtttgaataaaacaaatggttgaAAGGacgattttatttattaaaatatttttagaaaatatgggCATGAAAAATAAGAGTAGAGGCGGAGATCGAAAAGAACACAGCATAAAAGCATATTGTCCCAACCATGGAGTAATTTCTTTAGGAAGCGACCTTACAGCAGTCAGTACTCAGTAGGTCATAAACATTTCCAGGTCAACTAGGCATCGGTATCATGCAACCCATGCATGGCTGCAATGAACTTCGCCATCCACGTGCTCCTCGTGACCTCGTCAGTACACATGAGTCGTGTGTTCTCCTGTTCCTCTCTATCCCTTGTTTCGCactaacaacatatatattacatgtcTTTGGTTCAAAAACAGTGGTACGGATCTTAATTAAAATTGACTTATCATTCCTggtcaagagaaaaaaaaacagcatttGTGTGTTCAGAGAAATGGTTTAAGGTTACACGGTGACCCAGTTATATATGTGGTCTCGATACATCGCGAACAGCTCGCCCATTCGATCTAATTACCTAAACACTCGGAAACAAAACTATACATATACACCTCGATTCTATTTCTCCCCGTCGTGCAGTGAATTAATTCAAGATGCAAGAACAGGACATCAAGAACGTCTTCTGCATGGTGGGTGGGCAGGGGGAGTCCAGTTACATCAACAACAGCCAATCTCAggtaacaaattaattaagctagacTAATTATtgcaaagtatatatatattagagatGTAATTAGTAAGATTGCATGCATGGCGTCTGATCGTCGAGCCAAAATTAAACTGCCGGCTGGTGCGGTGCAGTCCAGAAACCTGAAAATGATGCTGTATGCGCTCGAGGAGACGCTGGACAAGATCcatctccctcgccgccggccgccggggaGGAAGCCTCTCCTGGCGGCCGCCGACCTGGGATGCTCCTGCGGCCACAACACGCTCCTCATCGCTGATGCGATCGTCGACCACGTGACCAAGCTGTGTGGCACCTCcggcggcaatggcgacgccgccgccgctgatcCGGAGTTCTGCTTCTACTTCTCCGACCTCCCGAGCAACGACTTCAACACGCTgttccacctcctcccgcagCACGCCGCGGCAACGGCAGCGGCCGCGGGTAACGGCCGGCGCtacttcgccgccgccgtacctGGCTCGTTCCATGACCGCCTGTTCCCCGAGCAGTCTATCGACGTGTTCACCTCCACCTTCTCCTTGCACTGGCTCTCTCAGGTATGCACAAGTATAATGTTTAtcttatgagttttttttctcattcttgAGATGGTacaggaggtaccactgttttctatataaaatttgatatctttcgGTATCTAAGATATTCagatgtaccaaattttatataaaaaacagttatctcttggtacctttttaagaatagtaaaattaTTGTTATCTTATTATCTATAATACATTTGGGATATAGATCTAATTGTCGTGAATCATCCACTTTGTATTGATTTATGTTCTCCTGCCAGATTCCATCACGTAATATCCGTACGACTTTGTCATATCAATTGCACGTTTGTGATTGCTTAATTTCACCTCTACATTCTTTTACCAAGTATTTCTAATACTAGCTTTTTTAATATCCTTGAAAAAGAATCAcaaggtaccatattttttaacgtaagtatcttaaggtagtagaattttgtactaaaattttaggtacctcgaggtattttatctttctaagaatggtaaaaaactgTTCTACTACATGACGCTATTGATGAGACATAGGGTTTGATTATTAGTCTTACTTAAAAATTAGTGTTTGTATGTAAAAATAGAAGACAAGCTTAACTTGTTTTTAacaatacaatttaaaaaatcataataaaacaaGCAATACTTGCATAGTATTTTTAACAAGACAGGTAGTAAAGCACATCAAGTCCAAAAGTTCATTTTGAAAAAGATGGACAGTAAAATATTATGTCCAAAAGTTAACAGTACACTCgtattttcgtttttgcttatacttataatctaaatttaaaatttacagttgattttgtttttttgtcataGCTTATGTTTTAAGCTTAGTATTTAAATCACcaagaacacatgtataaaagttatattcatatttttttttacttttgctgTTGATTAAAcgcttaatttttttgttcttcaatCAAACACGCGCGTAATGCATGAGGGAGGACGTCTATGTGCTTTGACTTGTGTGCACGTTTTTAAATTATCATCCCATGACAATGactagatttgattgatggaattaaaatttttaaacatttgatcagtAGATgaacctattttttttcacttataagGACGTAGCGTTGCTCTTTCCCTCGCAAAGTCAAACCATGAACACCGGCGTCATCTCGTTTATTAAAATATCGCAGAGGGGGAATTATATTTGATTGACCTTTTGGCAGATTAGTCCTGTCCTGAGCTTTAGTACTTCGAAGTTTTTTCCTTCTTGATGTCACCATGGACATGGATTGATCCGAACGTGTCCTTCAACGTGTGGATTGACCGGAAGGAGTTAGTTTAATTActtggtttaattaattacacaggTGCCGGAAGGAGTTGCCGACAAGCGATCGCCGGCATACAACAAGGGGAAGGTGTTCGCGCACGGCGCCTCCGAGGAGACGGGCGCGGCGTACCGGAGGCAGTTCTGGTCCGACGTGTCGCGCTTCCTAGGCTGCCGCGCCGTCGAGCTAAAGCCCGGCGGTGCCAtcttcgtcgtcttcctcggaCGGCCGTCGTCCACCCGCGGCCCCACCGACCAGGGCTACATGGTGGAAGAGTACGGGGGCTTGCTCGAGGACGCATGGGGCGACCTCGTCGAGGAGGGGGtggtcgacggcgaggagatGGACAGCTTCAACGTCCCGCTGTACGCCGCGACGGTGGAGGAGTTCAGGGAGGCCGTGGACGCCGACGGCTCGTTCGAGATCAACCGGCTGGAGCTCGTGATGGGAAGCCTTCCCGCCGTGGACGTGGGCCCCGCCGACCGCGGCGCGGTcgggcgcacggcggcgaacTTCTTGCGCGCGCTGCTCGGGCCGCTCGTCGACGCGCACGTCGGCAGGGCGGTGGCGGACGAGCTGTTCGTCCGGGTGCAGCGCCGCGGGGAAGCGCGTGCCGAGGAGCTCGTCGACGGGATGCGCTTCCCGCATATCCTGTGCTCCCTTTCGCTGGCGTGACCGGAAATTGAAGTACGTATTGGACGGTCTTATACGTAATGTTATTACTCCTATTTCATTATGAAGgaataaaaatgtttgtgTTTAGTGAATTTAATTTGGGCCTAACTATGTACTGTTGGAGACAGCCCGTGAACATTATTGTTGGGCCAAGTAGGCCTTGAACGTTCCAATGAAATCTCATTATATAGTTTACATGTACTAATAATGAAAAGGCATAAGCTTTAAAAAAGGTTTTTCTAATCCTCCTTTTAGCTTTTTTACCACCTTAGGGTGGGAGATACCAAAATCCTATCCATTCGTTGAGGCAGATTCAAGGGTTAAAAagatgggttaattagatcatgCCATTGTAAATATGCTAGTTTAGAcaaataccattataattcaaCTATTTGTAAACATGTCATTACAATTATGTCTCAATTAGAGACATGTCATTTTCTACCCCTTGAAGGTTGTTGGGCCCACATGACAGACCAATATATTTCCATATAACCTAAAATGTccctatttatatttattctcGTCACTGTACATATCGGTCTCGtctccacgccgtcgccgcgccggccggcctccCTCGTCGacgtgtcgtcgccgtgctGGCCAGCCGTCTACTCCACCGTCCGCGCCGGCCACCCATCGTACTCGTCTCCGTGCTGGTCGGCTACTCCCGTTGACCCACCACCCCATCTCTGCCATGGCGAACTCCATCGAGAACACCTCGTCCCGCGTCTGCGCGCACACCGACGTTTTGTCGCACCTGAGCTGCTCAACCTTATCACACCTCACGAACAGGCCTTTCCCCCGCTGCTTCACCGTCGGATCCGGCGAAAGCGATGCGATGCATGTCAGGGACGATGTGGTTCCATTGCCGCCGCCACAATTCGTCGTGTGGAGCATGGCCTCGATGAGACGTTGTAGTTGGCTCGTGGCTTTCCGGCAGCTACGGAGGAACATGCTGCAGTGCGACGAGACGTCGTAGTTGGCTGTCCTCGTCGTAGCCGCTACggctagccggtcgccgccgttgACTCCATCGTCCCCGTGCCGATCGTCGTCGACTTCGCCCGTTGCGGCGCTGGCGCGCCGACCGCCATCGACTCCAACCATCACGCGTGCcggccggcctcctcgcccgcCACGTCCCCAGCCCGCCGCCCTCCCGCCTCACCTTCTTCTGCTCTGGTCAGCTCCCTCGTCCTCGTACTGAGATTGAGGAATTTTCCCTGGGGCATTTTAGggtatgtttggttggtggtaaAGGTGGGATGAAATATGACCTTCCATATTTTTGGGATATGGCGATtcaattttatgtttgattaGATTGATAGgataatctaattttttgtttggtttttttggttggatggatgggatggacatattgaattactaataaataataatataaattaattatcatagattttatcgtaattaatataaattatcaattaaatatatctatcatcattaattaacactaatttaaacttggtaattactaattaatatcaaaaccagctaattatcactaaacaatcactaatgatcatgGTTCGCCAATTTGGCCGGATACACCATCCAGCATCTTCGTGGAATATTCCTTTTTGGGCCACCATATCCAGTTTCGcccacgaaccaaacgcatcaAAAATCTGAACGGCCATCTCCCATCCAGACAtatcccaccaaccaaacacacccttagtcCATACATAAATACAGTATACAACAAATAAGTAAAATGCCTACCCTTAGTAAATACAGTATACAACAAATGAGTAAAATGTCTACTCAAATGTATaaagtggcaaaaaaaagTTCCATCCTATttgtaatgacatatttacaaatagttaaattataatggtatttttctaaacgtatatttgtaatggcatgaatctaattatCCCTAAAAAATTCGGTACCAAAGTACCTCCTCGCCGTCCACGTGAGATACATGAGTCATGAGTGGAAGggcaacattttatttttcgcaTAAACATTCCTCCATTGCAGTGGATAGGATCGTCTCCGGCAGTCAAGGCCAAACATGCAAGGCGACCTTGTGAATCCCAACCTCGTCAACAGTGGCGGGCGGCGCCTCGTTGCCCTCGTTACTACGTGATGGCTGCGACTCCATCCTGTTTGGCAGCAACGCCTCCATCCCGTAGGCGCAAGCGATGCCTCCATCTCAGTGGTACAATGCAGCGCGTGCCGCAGCATCCAACATAGGAAGAGCGGCGAGGAACAGCGCAACACGGCATCAAAGAAGAGAGCGTTCGGCAGAGGCCCATCCATGCCACTGGTATATGGGCCTATggttattttcttattatttgATGGAACTAACATGTGAgcctattatttttattatatttcctGATCGGATTGCCATGCAAACGCTAGGTAGAAAGATGACCTGGTCAATATTCCATAGACCCGGTCTTGCGGTTGAGGAATGTGATTGAAACTCGCCCAAAGTTGAAGGATGATGAATAAagctttttttccaaaaatacaaTACGTGATTGTGAGCTCTAAAACCCATAGCTGGATTCTATCGTTCTACCACCGCTCCGACTCGGCATACTctagaaaaggaaaatgagaTAGGCCGAGGCACCAAGCCCAAGAAGGAAACAGCCGTGGGCTAAAAAAAATGCGAATTCTGACCGGATCGCGAGCGCTTTAGCCTTTTCACGCGGTCAGGAAACCCAAGCATCGGAGCATCGAGCATGCATTCCATCAAGAAGCTAACCTTTAGCCATGGTCATCGATTGTGTCTACCTTATTCCTGTACTTCTATCCGAACAATCTCGATCGAATGGTAAACACATCAAATTCTCAAACCTTTCGTATAAATGGTATGCTTCAAGCATGCGTACATTATTCAATAGAATGCCacagaatatatatacacagtaTATGGTTCAATGGTCGAGGGTGAAGTACATgtcgaagacgacgacgatggcggtgTCCGTGGAGCTGAGAAGCCTGCTGGTCATGTACCCGCGAGCGAACCGGAGCTTGCCCGTGCCGCCGACGATGCTCCGCTCCGACGGGCCCGACGCGTTGATGCGCCCCATCGTGGCCAGCGTGCTGCCGCTGTACGCGCCGTAGTCGGAGAAGACGAATTCGATGGCCGCGAGGCCGCCCGTCTCGTCCAGCGACGCGTGCGCCGCGAGGCCCTGCGCCCTCCCGATCAGCCGCGACGCCTGGTCCGGCCCCTCCCGCAGCATGTTGTCGAACACGTTCACGTCGCCGAACGTCGACGAGTTCCTGCCCCCACATGAACGACGAGCCCATCAGTGATCAGCTCACTTATCACTTCATCAGTGTCAGTGGCAGGTAATTGAACAGCATGGCCGCCGTGGCCGTTCCATGGTCGGTTACCGGTGCAGGCTGGCGACGTTGACGACGGTGGCGTTGGGCGTGCCGGCGTCGACCTCGTGGAAGTAGAAGTGGAGGTGGGTCAGCTCGGCATCCACGACGCTGCAGAAAATCGGCAGCAAGCAGAGGACAAGGGGAGGAAACCGAGTAGCGGCCATGGCGTGAGCTAACCTCTTCTGTTCGTGGTGTTACTGTCTTCTGATAGGTGAGCCAATTTTAAGCTGAGGAATGGAAGAGGTTCGCTGTCTAGTCGTCGTTGACATTTGGCTAAGGCAGGGTGGTCTATTACGCTCacgagaaaaacaaaacaaataaataaatttattttctactcgACCTATTACTCATTTTTAGTGGAGtcataaaataagtaaatattatattaaaaccAATATCCTGTGCAAAAGACAGTTAACTTTGTGCTAACAAAATGACTCTTCGATGCGCTCGTCTAAGTTTGGTTGCGTGACTTTCGAACCTCGCACCAGAGGAACTCGTGTCTGCTTCCGCCAGCCAAGCGTTGGATAGTCGCAATCTGCTGTAGTCTGTAGCTGCAGGGTTGTTGTCTGGAACAATATTGTACAGTACAGGTCAACTTCGAAAGGAATGAGGTCACACCAACAATAGGCAACTGCTAGAATCACTTGGCTAGCATTGCTTCATCGCCCACGATAACGTGGAAATCACCATCTTTGGTCGCCAAGTTCATCTGATGCTACAACCATTTGCTACCGTGCGAAGAAGTGGAAGAAAGAGCAATCATCGCACGCCAAATTTCTAGGGGAAAAAGGTGCTTAGATCTAATAACTCTTCCACCATCTGATTCTCCTATGAATGTGCTACAGTTCCCTTTGTACAAAAGGCGTCGTTGCCATAATATAATCTGTTACTATACAATTGGTGTACAACATTGTTAGGTCATATCGGAAGGTTCTGTTAGCGAGTGATTGGTGAGCATGTCGGCGTCGGCACGTCGCAAATGATTACCAGCATCAGCCACCTCTGCCGACGGTGCGAGGATGCAACCAGGGGCGTAGCATTCTGATGGTACCTCATTCTCAGCTAGTCAAGCGATTGTCAGCTTTCTCCTTCGCTGTCCTCTCTTCCTGTATTTCCTCCaggtcgtcgtcctcgctaCGCTTGCCAGCTTGCTCCTTCCAATAAGCAATTAACTTCTTCAACCTCATGATTTCCTTTGGAGCAACATGCTTGCTCGTATCATTGACAATGCAACGCACTCGTGAAGCATACCTacaagatggaaaaaaaatggcagtCAATATTCAACATGTGTACATGATCACCAGGGGGATGACTCAAAAATACCTATATACACCTATATACTGGAGCAAACTTTCAAGGAATTCGTTAAGCAAAAATATTTGCCCTATTATTAACTTGATAGAATGGGTCACAACTATCactattgaaaaaaatatgtaacaaACAAATCACAACAGCATAAAAATTGACAGGAGTGATCAAGATTGGGTGGGGGCGGGGATGCAAAAGCAGCGAGTAAATGAGCAATAGAAATTCATACATGAGTGAGTTGTAAGTCTCTTCCAGGTTGGACTCTGCTGGTGAGACATTCACAAACATTAAGGTTTTCGCATTGCCTCCAAGAGAATCACTCATCAGCATCGTCAACTTATGGTTCCGATAAGGTATATGTTGTCCATCAGAAGATAAAGCCCCAATAACATCAGCCAGTGCAGAAAGAGACTTGTTGATGCTTTGAGCCTCTTTCAGTTGTTTTCCTGCTGAGCCAGACTTTTTCACCCTCTCAGAACCAGCAAGGTCCACAAAACTTAGCTGttcacacaaaaaaattgaaagctTATAATAGCATCTCAATGCCTAGCTTTTACAGTAGCATATAGTGTGCTCTgtacaacttttttatttttaattaatcacaccaaataaacaacaagaaaataaaacttaaaacaTAGTTTGATGTGGTAGATGCCTAAATCACATAAGCAAGTGCTACAGAACTGTGcttaattttacaaaacatatattctgACAAGTGTTCCATGATAGATCTTCCcagtaaaaaatcaaaacaaatggctgcaaaattacaaaaataactaGGTGTAAAGAACTATTCTAGGCAAACAAGTGTCATTCATATGAAGGCAAAGCCTATCAAAATGAGGTAAGGTATGGTAATTAATATTCATAATACCACCACTGAATATGGCCATATATGggtatatttttagtttgataTCTGAGGAATGCATCATGCAAAGTTACAAGTAAATAGGTATTTCAAAGAactgaaaaattaagcaaataTAAAGGGGAAAGTGCTAGACACAGTTAAATGGAGAAAATCAGAAAACACtcgaatataatatttttttagtgtgaAACAAACTGGTTATTAGACATGGCAAGGTTAGCATGAAGCTTCCAGTAACAGCCTGCCATACCTTTCCTCTTGCATAAGATTGAGTCTGGAGATTGGT
This window harbors:
- the LOC102704052 gene encoding indole-3-acetate O-methyltransferase 1-like — its product is MQEQDIKNVFCMVGGQGESSYINNSQSQSRNLKMMLYALEETLDKIHLPRRRPPGRKPLLAAADLGCSCGHNTLLIADAIVDHVTKLCGTSGGNGDAAAADPEFCFYFSDLPSNDFNTLFHLLPQHAAATAAAAGNGRRYFAAAVPGSFHDRLFPEQSIDVFTSTFSLHWLSQVPEGVADKRSPAYNKGKVFAHGASEETGAAYRRQFWSDVSRFLGCRAVELKPGGAIFVVFLGRPSSTRGPTDQGYMVEEYGGLLEDAWGDLVEEGVVDGEEMDSFNVPLYAATVEEFREAVDADGSFEINRLELVMGSLPAVDVGPADRGAVGRTAANFLRALLGPLVDAHVGRAVADELFVRVQRRGEARAEELVDGMRFPHILCSLSLA
- the LOC102704331 gene encoding pterocarpan synthase 1-like, which codes for MAATRFPPLVLCLLPIFCSVVDAELTHLHFYFHEVDAGTPNATVVNVASLHRNSSTFGDVNVFDNMLREGPDQASRLIGRAQGLAAHASLDETGGLAAIEFVFSDYGAYSGSTLATMGRINASGPSERSIVGGTGKLRFARGYMTSRLLSSTDTAIVVVFDMYFTLDH